In Rhododendron vialii isolate Sample 1 chromosome 9a, ASM3025357v1, the following are encoded in one genomic region:
- the LOC131300699 gene encoding protein IQ-DOMAIN 14: MGRSWFSAIKRVFIPSSKDKPVNGSEKKSTKEKKKGKLRHAETKSFIRFREPSSIEKILGEVDQQKLLVRPPTPAEQPNTPTLAVPRASSPRVASPRVASPRVASARVTSPRVVSPRAASAQVTSPRAASPRVASPKAASPRVASPKAASSRGVHDQLKEVRYRPEPTLWYQHLSAIKIQSAYRGYRARKSFRALRGLVRLQGVVRGQNVKRQTMSAMKMMQLLVRVQTQIQSRRIQMLENQALQRQPYKNDKDLESNFGKWTVSQSEAGQNENWDDSLLTKEEREARMQKKVEAMFKRERAMSYAYSHKLWRTNPKSAQTSVMDTQAGGFPWWWNWVERELPPSNPAESQTAKSFHPTPPKPSPRPAFGNFKQQNIRYDNFESSTPRSTRSAAPIGIYKQPNIRYDNLESTTPRSTRSAAPIRNSLGLMKNSYQKPRTSAANSAFDVPLKDDDSLMSCPPFSVPNYMTPTVSAKAKARPFSNPRERFPGTPTGTPTGDPNRRFSFPMTPNIGSFKWNKGSSSKGSPSKRVFENQQSLQSVGDLSIDSTLSMPAAVGRKPFNRFV; the protein is encoded by the exons ATGGGAAGGAGTTGGTTTTCTGCAATCAAGAGGGTTTTCATACCCAGTTCTAAAGATAAGCCAGTGAAT GGATCGGAGAAGAAAAGCaccaaggaaaagaagaagggaaaactGAGGCATGCAGAGACGAAATCATTCATCCGATTCAGGGAGCCAAGCAGTATCGAGAAGATACTCGGGGAAGTTGATCAACAGAAGTTACTTGTTAGACCTCCCACGCCTGCCGAGCAACCAAACACACCAACTTTGGCTGTACCCAGGGCTTCATCTCCTAGGGTTGCTTCTCCTAGGGTTGCTTCTCCAAGAGTTGCTTCTGCAAGAGTTACTTCTCCCAGAGTCGTTTCTCCCAGAGCCGCCTCCGCACAAGTTACTTCTCCGCGAGCTGCTTCTCCACGAGTTGCATCTCCGAAAGCTGCTTCTCCACGAGTTGCATCTCCAAAAGCTGCTTCTTCAAGAGGTGTTCATGATCAGCTTAAGGAAGTTAGATACAGGCCAGAACCAACTCTATGGTACCAACATCTTTCAGCCATCAAGATCCAATCAGCCTATAGAGGTTACAGG GCTAGGAAGAGCTTTAGAGCTTTGAGGGGTCTTGTGAGGCTTCAAGGAGTGGTGAGAGGCCAGAACGTGAAGAGACAGACTATGAGTGCAATGAAAATGATGCAACTCTTAGTTCGGGTTCAAACTCAAATTCAGTCGCGGAGGATCCAGATGTTAGAAAACCAGGCACTCCAACGCCAGCCTTACAAGAACGACAAGGACTTGGAGAGTAACTTCGGCAAATGGACCGTGAGCCAG TCTGAGGCAGGTCAAAACGAAAACTGGGACGACAGTTTGCTGACAAAGGAGGAAAGGGAGGCGAGGATGCAGAAAAAGGTGGAGGCCATGTTCAAGAGAGAAAGAGCAATGTCCTATGCTTATTCCCACAAG CTATGGAGAACCAATCCTAAATCAGCTCAAACATCAGTAATGGACACCCAAGCCGGTGGATTTCCCTGGTGGTGGAATTGGGTGGAACGGGAACTCCCACCATCAAATCCTGCTGAAAGCCAAACTGCAAAGAGTTTTCATCCAACGCCTCCAAAACCAAGCCCACGGCCTGCATTTGGAAACTTCAAGCAACAGAATATCAGATATGATAATTTTGAATCAAGTACGCCAAGGTCAACGAGATCAGCGGCTCCTATCGGAATCTACAAGCAACCGAATATCAGATATGATAATCTTGAATCAACTACACCAAGGTCAACAAGGTCAGCGGCTCCTATCAGAAACAGTCTGGGGCTGATGAAGAACTCGTATCAG AAACCAAGAACTAGTGCTGCCAATTCTGCTTTCGATGTGCCACTGAAAGACGATGATAGCCTCATGAGCTGCCCCCCATTCTCCGTTCCAAATTACATGACACCAACTGTTTCGGCCAAGGCTAAAGCAAGGCCTTTTAGTAACCCGAGGGAGAGGTTCCCGGGGACTCCTACTGGGACTCCTACTGGCGATCCCAATAGACGGTTCTCATTCCCTATGACGCCTAACATTGGTTCCTTCAAATGGAACAAAGGGTCTAGTAGTAAGGGTTCACCTTCAAAAAGGGTGTTTGAAAATCAGCAGTCTTTGCAATCTGTCGGGGATTTGAGTATCGACTCTACTCTTTCGATGCCTGCTGCTGTTGGGAGGAAACCGTTTAACCGATTTGTGTGA